A stretch of Methanosphaerula palustris E1-9c DNA encodes these proteins:
- a CDS encoding CHASE4 domain-containing protein yields MKIQSKVILIGTVMLVTTLLALTLFSIIILRPSYTALEQGDTITEMDRGVSSLQNDLEEMNRNLVDWAFWDDTYQFARGKDLTYPSSNLMKETFSNLNLNGLLIYDRDGNLVYAQGFNLTTDEYADLPEGLNASIATHHQTLFSGTGHQSVNGTLLLPGGPVMIAAAPILTSTFQGPPAGTMMMVRSLDQRWLARICSRSGIPVSILTIEQAAADPRLLRMTHPLNRGEPVTEPVDDLTIRGYQLIKSLDGNDGFILSVDNTRTITRTGSATIDGYLKIIGLFGVLFALFTIYLIRKNFISRLNILTTGVLSAEQGDGRRKRIEKIRGTMGDDELTVLGTAINRMLDTIDRAQAATEASEERYRSVIEDQTELICRVDVTFTITFMNRAFEDYFVADQAKGQKIRTLFPMMPEPVKERVVLFLKGLTPDEPVGETEILFQIKGDTRWAAWTVRGLFDATGVVTEYQFVGRDVTAQNQAFIELKEYRDHLEELVDQRSEEMMGMQEELLNIERLESIGVLAGGIAHDFNNLLSAILGNIELARMDLDEDSPLDERMAEMEQVVLRATALTRQLLTFAKGGAPIRRWVHLGPMIKDTAEFTCRGSPVKCSCRVPDDLWITEVDQNQISQVINNIVLNAVQAMPDGGILRVTAENSEYDCGEVVPLAAGRYVKIALTDDGPGIPAEQVSRIFDPFFTTKTAGSGLGLSTSFSIIRQHNGLLLVVSTPGEGTTFTILIPAAANGDVPVEE; encoded by the coding sequence ATGAAGATCCAATCCAAGGTCATTCTGATCGGAACCGTGATGCTTGTCACCACCCTGCTCGCACTCACCCTCTTCTCCATTATCATCCTGCGGCCCAGTTACACCGCCCTTGAACAGGGGGATACCATTACCGAGATGGACCGTGGGGTCTCCTCCCTGCAGAACGACCTTGAAGAGATGAACAGAAATCTCGTCGACTGGGCGTTCTGGGACGACACCTATCAGTTTGCCAGGGGAAAGGATCTGACCTACCCTAGTAGCAACCTGATGAAGGAGACATTCTCCAACCTGAACCTGAACGGTCTGCTGATCTATGACAGGGATGGGAACCTGGTCTATGCACAGGGATTCAACCTGACGACCGACGAATACGCTGACCTTCCGGAAGGGCTCAACGCTTCGATCGCCACCCACCATCAGACCCTCTTCTCTGGAACGGGACATCAGTCAGTCAATGGGACGTTGCTCCTGCCAGGCGGGCCAGTGATGATCGCCGCCGCCCCGATCCTGACGAGCACCTTTCAGGGCCCTCCGGCCGGAACGATGATGATGGTCCGTTCGCTCGACCAGCGCTGGCTCGCCAGAATCTGTTCGAGGTCAGGGATCCCTGTCTCGATCCTGACCATTGAGCAGGCAGCGGCTGATCCCCGTCTTCTCAGGATGACTCACCCTTTGAACAGAGGGGAGCCGGTGACAGAACCGGTGGATGACTTGACTATCAGGGGATATCAACTGATCAAGAGCCTGGATGGGAACGACGGGTTCATCCTGTCAGTTGACAACACCCGCACCATCACCAGGACCGGGTCAGCCACCATCGATGGATATCTGAAGATCATCGGACTGTTTGGAGTGCTCTTTGCCCTGTTCACCATCTATCTGATCAGGAAGAACTTCATCAGTCGCCTGAACATCCTGACCACGGGAGTTCTGTCTGCAGAGCAGGGGGACGGCAGGCGAAAGAGGATAGAAAAGATCAGGGGGACGATGGGCGATGACGAACTGACGGTACTCGGGACTGCGATCAACCGGATGCTGGATACGATCGACCGGGCACAGGCGGCGACTGAGGCCAGCGAAGAGCGATACCGGAGCGTGATCGAGGATCAGACCGAACTGATCTGCAGGGTCGACGTCACCTTCACAATCACCTTCATGAACAGGGCCTTTGAGGACTACTTCGTTGCCGACCAGGCAAAAGGCCAGAAGATCCGGACTCTCTTTCCAATGATGCCGGAACCGGTGAAAGAGAGGGTGGTGCTCTTCCTAAAAGGCCTGACCCCGGATGAACCGGTCGGAGAGACTGAGATCCTGTTTCAGATCAAGGGAGACACGCGCTGGGCGGCCTGGACAGTCAGAGGGCTCTTTGATGCAACCGGAGTGGTGACCGAGTACCAATTCGTCGGCAGGGACGTGACCGCCCAGAATCAGGCGTTCATCGAACTGAAGGAGTACCGCGATCATCTCGAGGAACTGGTGGATCAACGGAGCGAGGAGATGATGGGGATGCAGGAGGAACTGCTGAATATCGAGCGGCTTGAGTCGATCGGGGTCCTCGCCGGCGGAATCGCCCATGATTTCAATAACCTCCTTTCAGCCATCCTCGGCAACATCGAACTGGCAAGGATGGACCTCGATGAGGATTCGCCACTCGATGAGCGAATGGCCGAGATGGAACAGGTGGTCCTTCGTGCCACCGCCCTGACCCGTCAGTTGCTGACCTTTGCCAAGGGAGGTGCTCCGATCCGGAGATGGGTCCACCTCGGTCCGATGATCAAAGACACTGCAGAATTCACCTGCAGGGGATCGCCGGTCAAATGCTCCTGCAGAGTCCCGGACGATCTCTGGATCACTGAGGTGGATCAGAACCAGATCTCCCAGGTAATCAACAATATCGTCCTGAATGCGGTACAGGCGATGCCTGACGGAGGGATACTCAGGGTAACCGCAGAGAACAGTGAGTACGACTGCGGCGAGGTGGTACCCCTCGCCGCCGGCAGATATGTGAAGATCGCCCTGACAGACGACGGCCCAGGGATCCCTGCAGAACAGGTCTCGCGGATCTTTGATCCATTCTTCACCACCAAGACAGCTGGGAGCGGCCTCGGTCTTTCGACCTCGTTCTCGATCATCCGGCAGCACAACGGGTTGCTCCTGGTGGTCTCGACCCCGGGCGAGGGAACCACGTTCACGATCCTGATCCCGGCAGCAGCGAACGGTGACGTCCCTGTAGAAGAGTGA
- a CDS encoding malate dehydrogenase, with protein MSRVAIIGATGSVGCFAAHPISEIPYVKEILLVGRPGRENLLEGITRDFKDSYAARGTDVALEWTTDLKDLAGSDVIVYTAGVARKSGEDRMDLAVKNAGIVAEAATTIGEIAPSAHLFMITNPVDVMTAVALKYSGMKQKQVFGLGTHLDSMRLKSLIAAYFKVHVSEVHTRIIGEHGASMVPLWSATTLGGIRICNLPTFSDLPVDRMIESVIQGGEMIIKYKGSTVYGPGEAIATLVRTVLGNENRILTVSTYLKSEVHNIGKGVCIGVPALVNRSGVTPIPITIEPDEVKAFQTSVEKIRMNTDLIFDRLEKEE; from the coding sequence ATGTCCAGAGTTGCTATCATCGGAGCTACCGGCAGTGTGGGTTGTTTCGCCGCCCATCCGATATCAGAGATTCCCTATGTGAAGGAGATCCTGCTGGTCGGCAGACCGGGACGTGAGAACCTGCTCGAAGGGATCACCCGTGATTTCAAGGACTCGTATGCTGCCAGAGGCACCGACGTGGCCCTCGAATGGACCACAGATCTGAAAGATCTGGCGGGCTCCGATGTGATCGTTTACACTGCTGGTGTGGCCCGCAAATCCGGCGAGGATCGGATGGACCTGGCGGTGAAGAACGCCGGTATCGTCGCAGAGGCGGCGACCACGATCGGTGAAATCGCACCGTCTGCGCATCTCTTCATGATCACGAACCCAGTGGACGTGATGACGGCTGTAGCACTCAAATATTCGGGTATGAAACAGAAACAGGTCTTCGGACTCGGTACCCACCTGGACTCGATGCGGCTGAAGTCGCTGATCGCGGCGTACTTCAAGGTGCATGTCAGCGAGGTGCATACCCGTATCATCGGGGAGCATGGCGCATCGATGGTTCCGCTCTGGTCGGCCACGACGCTCGGGGGGATCAGAATTTGCAATCTACCCACGTTCTCGGACCTTCCCGTCGACAGGATGATCGAATCGGTCATTCAGGGGGGGGAGATGATCATCAAGTACAAGGGTTCGACCGTCTATGGTCCGGGCGAGGCGATCGCCACGCTTGTACGGACAGTGCTCGGCAATGAGAATCGTATTCTGACCGTTTCGACCTATCTGAAGAGTGAGGTGCACAACATTGGAAAGGGGGTCTGTATCGGGGTTCCTGCGCTGGTGAACCGGTCCGGCGTTACGCCGATCCCTATCACGATCGAGCCGGACGAAGTGAAAGCATTCCAGACATCGGTCGAGAAGATCCGGATGAATACCGATCTGATCTTTGATCGGCTTGAAAAAGAAGAATAA
- a CDS encoding elongation factor 1-beta gives MGSVALILKVMPESPDVDLEALKAAMRAKVPSIQDIQEEPIGFGLKALKVMAVVSDQGGETDALEEALSSIEGVERAEIAELTLT, from the coding sequence ATGGGCAGTGTAGCACTGATCCTCAAGGTGATGCCGGAGTCTCCGGATGTTGATCTTGAAGCACTGAAGGCCGCGATGCGTGCCAAGGTCCCTTCGATCCAGGATATCCAGGAAGAGCCGATCGGCTTTGGGTTAAAAGCGCTTAAGGTCATGGCAGTCGTCTCTGATCAGGGTGGCGAGACCGATGCACTCGAAGAGGCGCTCTCATCGATTGAGGGTGTCGAGCGTGCTGAGATCGCCGAACTGACGCTGACGTAA
- a CDS encoding zinc finger domain-containing protein → MAIKKCTSCNAPLAEVGGTSFGCPQCEYEIKRCERCREQSIPYMCPQCGFQGP, encoded by the coding sequence ATGGCAATAAAGAAATGTACATCGTGCAATGCGCCTCTGGCTGAGGTGGGCGGCACCAGTTTTGGATGTCCCCAGTGCGAATATGAGATCAAGCGGTGCGAGCGGTGCAGGGAGCAGTCAATCCCATACATGTGCCCTCAGTGTGGATTCCAGGGGCCCTGA
- a CDS encoding amino acid kinase family protein — MSMQSALVVKLGGSLLDQVPRLVKELQRSERSLLLVPGGGPFADQVRALSLDGDEAHWMAIAGMEQFGWYLASQGMEPTDRLSMDRGISVLLPYRLLREEDPLPHTWEVTSDTIAAWVADKLHLDLLLIKSVDRLTIGGRAVDLIEQPDCCKEVDPCLISFVLSHRIPTTIVNGRVAGRVTEYLGGVQIPCTAIRSPETSI, encoded by the coding sequence ATGAGCATGCAGAGCGCACTGGTCGTGAAGCTCGGGGGATCACTGCTCGACCAGGTTCCCCGGCTGGTGAAGGAATTGCAGCGATCAGAGCGGTCGCTGCTGCTGGTGCCGGGGGGCGGACCCTTCGCCGACCAAGTCAGAGCCCTGTCACTGGATGGGGATGAGGCCCATTGGATGGCGATCGCCGGCATGGAGCAGTTCGGGTGGTACCTCGCCTCGCAGGGGATGGAGCCCACCGACCGACTGTCCATGGACAGAGGAATCAGCGTCCTTCTCCCATACCGGCTGCTCAGAGAGGAGGACCCGCTGCCGCACACCTGGGAGGTCACCTCCGACACGATCGCGGCCTGGGTGGCCGATAAACTCCACCTGGACCTGCTCCTGATCAAGTCGGTCGATCGCCTGACTATTGGGGGGAGGGCGGTGGACCTGATCGAGCAGCCGGACTGCTGCAAGGAGGTCGATCCCTGCCTGATTTCGTTCGTCCTCTCCCATAGGATCCCGACGACCATCGTGAACGGACGGGTCGCCGGACGGGTTACTGAGTACCTGGGGGGGGTGCAGATCCCGTGCACTGCGATCAGGTCCCCAGAAACAAGTATTTAA
- a CDS encoding adenosylcobalamin-dependent ribonucleoside-diphosphate reductase, protein MNSSPIVDSILSARYLRAGEKSFEDICHRVAAALAADEAEAARFYEAMASLRFLPNSPTLMNAGTEIGQLSACFTLPVPDSIGGIFDAMKQGAIIHKTGGGTGYNFSNIRPEGSPVQSTEGVASGPISFMRVFNAATEVIKQGGRRRGANMGILNVQHPDILAFINAKTREGEIANFNISVMVDDAFMHLVSEKTFDKVWLVHPHTGEAITVGQIWSGIVDGIWKNGEPGILFYDEINRHNPTPQLGMIDTTNPCGEQPLLPYESCVLGSINLAACVKGHVLDEDLLKETVRTGVRLLDIVIDKNVYPIEEIAEATRTTRKIGLGLMGVHDALLMVRLPYDSPEARVWCEHVMKVVSETAVDESRVLAELLGPFPALQGSVWTEFQVRNAAMTTIAPTGTISLLAGCSSGIEPIFSFAYTRKNTVGKTFLVVNPVFKEALEETLALQGYSGDDQTHRVDEVIAHVHETGTVQDLVWLPVAFRRLCKTALDIPWRDHVEMQAAFQREVHASISKTINMPKSATRDDCAEALLLAWRLGLKGITIYRTNSREDVVLTLKEAAPSPSPVAVQTLCPAPTVSISRPKELSGRTYLCQSGCCSLYVTVNLLNQKPIEVFIRTVGSGCEANSNALGRAISTGLQNGVPYHKFVKQFAKVNCVSAIRNPSSEGFSCADVVGRCIELSATNQSITTLNNWQIRKTDQKRLCPECQEPLDFGEGCNKGTCKNCGWSGCS, encoded by the coding sequence ATGAATTCGTCACCTATAGTCGATAGTATTCTGTCCGCACGGTACCTGAGAGCCGGGGAGAAGTCCTTCGAGGACATCTGCCACCGGGTGGCCGCCGCCCTTGCCGCGGACGAGGCCGAGGCCGCCCGCTTCTATGAAGCGATGGCCTCTCTCCGGTTCCTCCCCAACTCCCCCACTCTGATGAACGCCGGCACTGAGATTGGGCAGCTCTCCGCCTGTTTCACCCTGCCGGTCCCCGATTCGATCGGCGGGATCTTCGATGCGATGAAGCAGGGGGCGATCATCCACAAGACCGGCGGCGGAACCGGGTACAATTTCTCCAACATCCGGCCTGAAGGGTCCCCGGTGCAGTCGACGGAGGGAGTCGCCTCGGGACCGATCTCCTTTATGCGGGTCTTCAACGCTGCCACCGAGGTGATCAAGCAGGGTGGACGCCGGCGCGGGGCGAACATGGGGATCCTGAACGTCCAGCATCCCGACATCCTGGCGTTCATCAATGCCAAGACCCGGGAGGGGGAGATCGCCAACTTCAACATCTCGGTGATGGTCGACGACGCGTTCATGCACCTCGTCTCGGAGAAGACCTTCGACAAGGTCTGGCTGGTCCACCCTCACACCGGCGAAGCGATCACCGTCGGCCAGATCTGGTCGGGGATCGTGGACGGGATCTGGAAGAACGGGGAGCCAGGCATCCTCTTCTATGACGAGATCAACCGGCACAACCCGACCCCGCAGCTCGGGATGATCGACACCACCAACCCGTGCGGCGAGCAGCCGCTCCTCCCGTACGAGAGCTGCGTGCTCGGCAGCATCAACCTCGCCGCCTGCGTGAAGGGGCACGTCCTGGACGAGGACCTCCTCAAGGAGACGGTCCGGACCGGTGTCCGCCTCCTCGACATCGTCATCGACAAGAACGTCTACCCAATCGAGGAGATCGCCGAGGCAACCCGGACGACCCGGAAGATCGGGCTCGGGCTGATGGGGGTCCACGACGCCCTCCTGATGGTCCGTCTCCCGTACGATTCTCCGGAGGCCCGGGTCTGGTGCGAGCATGTGATGAAGGTGGTCAGCGAGACAGCTGTCGACGAGTCGCGGGTGCTTGCTGAACTCCTCGGCCCGTTCCCGGCCCTCCAGGGATCCGTCTGGACAGAATTCCAGGTCAGGAATGCTGCGATGACCACCATCGCCCCGACCGGCACGATCTCCCTGTTAGCCGGGTGCTCGAGCGGCATCGAGCCGATCTTCTCGTTTGCCTACACCCGAAAGAACACGGTGGGGAAGACCTTTCTCGTCGTCAACCCGGTCTTCAAAGAGGCCCTTGAGGAGACTCTTGCGCTGCAGGGGTACAGTGGGGACGACCAGACCCATCGGGTCGATGAGGTGATCGCCCATGTCCATGAGACCGGGACGGTACAGGACCTCGTCTGGCTTCCGGTGGCGTTCCGGAGGCTCTGCAAGACCGCCCTCGACATCCCCTGGCGGGACCATGTCGAGATGCAGGCCGCGTTCCAGCGGGAGGTGCATGCCTCCATCAGTAAGACGATCAACATGCCGAAATCTGCCACCCGGGATGACTGCGCCGAGGCGCTGCTGCTCGCCTGGCGGCTCGGGCTGAAGGGGATCACGATCTACCGGACGAACAGCCGGGAGGACGTGGTGCTCACTCTCAAGGAGGCCGCCCCGTCTCCTTCCCCGGTCGCCGTCCAGACATTGTGCCCTGCCCCGACCGTCTCAATCAGCCGCCCGAAGGAACTCTCCGGGAGGACCTACCTCTGCCAATCTGGCTGCTGCTCCCTGTACGTCACCGTGAATCTCCTCAACCAGAAACCGATCGAGGTCTTCATCAGGACCGTCGGAAGCGGGTGCGAGGCGAACAGCAATGCCCTCGGCCGCGCGATCAGCACCGGTCTCCAGAATGGGGTTCCGTATCATAAGTTCGTCAAACAGTTCGCGAAGGTGAACTGTGTCTCTGCGATTCGGAACCCGTCCTCCGAGGGCTTCTCCTGTGCCGACGTGGTTGGGCGGTGCATCGAGCTCTCCGCCACCAACCAGAGCATCACGACCCTGAACAACTGGCAGATCCGCAAGACCGATCAGAAACGGCTCTGCCCGGAGTGCCAGGAGCCACTCGATTTCGGGGAAGGGTGTAACAAGGGGACCTGCAAGAACTGCGGCTGGAGCGGCTGCAGTTAA
- a CDS encoding phospholipase D-like domain-containing protein, whose product MQRWALVVLTLLLCLWLSSVAAIQIVEFCPDTYTKNEPDEYLVLAGTGPLADLIISDSVGSLRFPPSAVLDSRAVIARNGTAYRQTFGVSPEYEMMDSSPAIKNMVRKGDLRLGNEHDQLILTDHGTVIQTITWPGDVAPKQGQIHIYADGAWDRRMLMIGQSQLAPATYDNVTLTAFVSPDSSAGVFYDAVNSARQSIDLNVYELTDPAIGAALIEAVGRGVSVRVLLEGGPVGGISPAEKGVIRSLQEHQIPVMLLGGVSGVHARYRYDHAKYLVVDDSIVLVTSENFKPGGFPEEGTSGNRGWGVRVSDPRVAAYFAGVFSLDWSGVDIAPAPAGPGGGEEEASGTFQARSPAATFSDTTVTPVLAPDTSSLITDLIAGATHSVRIEQAYIKNTSAGTPNSFLKAAIDDARRGVTVQVILDSAWFNIDDDKDNDEMVAYINQVAAAEHLPLEARLADLTAQDLVKIHNKGVIVDDRQVLVSSINWNTVSPNENREAGLIIDSPGVGAYYAAVFATDWDARSGSSGGKIGRTVFDPLKGGIAAVVLVMIALAVRRRRA is encoded by the coding sequence ATGCAGCGATGGGCCCTGGTGGTTCTGACCCTCCTGCTCTGCCTGTGGCTGTCCAGTGTGGCAGCCATTCAGATCGTGGAGTTCTGCCCGGACACCTACACCAAGAACGAGCCCGACGAGTACCTGGTGCTGGCAGGGACCGGGCCGCTCGCCGACCTGATCATCAGCGATAGTGTGGGTTCGCTCCGGTTTCCGCCCAGTGCCGTCCTCGACTCCAGGGCCGTGATCGCACGGAACGGGACAGCGTACCGGCAGACCTTCGGGGTGTCGCCTGAGTACGAGATGATGGATTCCTCTCCTGCGATCAAGAACATGGTCAGGAAGGGCGATCTCCGGCTCGGGAACGAGCATGACCAGCTGATCCTGACCGATCATGGCACAGTGATCCAGACGATCACCTGGCCAGGGGACGTGGCCCCCAAACAGGGGCAGATCCATATCTATGCGGACGGGGCCTGGGATCGGCGGATGCTGATGATCGGGCAATCACAACTGGCCCCTGCCACCTACGACAATGTGACTCTGACCGCCTTCGTCTCCCCTGACTCCTCGGCCGGAGTCTTTTATGACGCGGTGAACAGCGCCCGGCAGTCGATCGACCTGAACGTCTATGAACTGACCGACCCGGCGATCGGGGCGGCGCTGATCGAAGCAGTCGGCCGGGGGGTCTCGGTCAGGGTACTGCTCGAAGGGGGACCGGTCGGCGGGATCTCTCCGGCAGAGAAGGGGGTGATCCGGTCGCTGCAGGAGCACCAGATCCCGGTGATGCTGCTTGGTGGCGTATCTGGGGTGCATGCCCGGTACCGGTACGACCATGCCAAGTATCTGGTGGTCGATGATTCGATCGTGCTGGTCACCAGCGAGAACTTCAAGCCCGGCGGGTTCCCTGAAGAGGGGACGTCGGGCAACCGGGGCTGGGGGGTCAGGGTCTCCGATCCCCGGGTGGCGGCCTACTTTGCCGGGGTCTTCTCACTCGACTGGTCCGGTGTCGACATCGCCCCGGCCCCGGCCGGCCCGGGGGGTGGTGAGGAGGAGGCGAGCGGAACATTTCAGGCCCGATCGCCGGCGGCCACCTTCTCAGACACCACCGTCACTCCGGTGCTGGCCCCCGACACCTCCTCGTTGATCACAGATCTGATCGCCGGCGCGACCCACTCGGTCAGGATCGAGCAAGCCTACATCAAGAACACCTCGGCAGGGACGCCGAACTCTTTCCTCAAGGCGGCCATCGACGACGCCCGGCGCGGGGTGACGGTGCAGGTGATCCTGGACTCGGCCTGGTTCAATATCGATGATGACAAGGACAACGACGAGATGGTCGCCTACATCAATCAGGTCGCGGCTGCAGAACACCTGCCCCTTGAGGCCAGGCTGGCGGATCTCACCGCCCAGGACCTGGTGAAGATCCACAACAAGGGGGTGATCGTCGACGACCGGCAGGTACTGGTCTCCTCGATCAACTGGAACACCGTCTCTCCGAACGAGAACCGGGAGGCCGGGCTGATCATTGACAGTCCTGGGGTCGGAGCCTATTATGCGGCCGTCTTCGCCACCGACTGGGACGCACGGAGCGGCAGTTCGGGGGGAAAGATCGGAAGAACGGTTTTTGATCCCCTCAAGGGGGGGATTGCGGCGGTGGTGCTGGTGATGATTGCGCTGGCAGTTCGCCGGCGCCGGGCGTGA
- a CDS encoding transcriptional regulator, with product MNEKPPGCNIMRCDAMLHRYVPPMRAEMVYRLVHRQGVPQSEVARRLGISRAAISQYISKKRGGSEIDLSGELDQMINRWALAVMGEEDAITLCDVCKCSKDGKCLYSSDQTLE from the coding sequence ATGAACGAAAAACCCCCTGGATGCAATATCATGAGATGTGACGCGATGCTCCATCGCTATGTCCCGCCGATGCGGGCAGAGATGGTCTATCGTCTCGTCCACCGCCAGGGGGTTCCTCAGAGCGAGGTTGCCAGACGGCTCGGCATCAGCAGGGCTGCAATCTCGCAGTATATCTCAAAGAAACGAGGCGGATCTGAGATCGATCTCTCCGGAGAACTCGATCAGATGATCAACCGCTGGGCCCTCGCCGTCATGGGCGAGGAGGATGCCATCACCCTCTGTGATGTCTGCAAATGTTCCAAGGACGGGAAATGCCTGTACTCTTCTGATCAAACTCTCGAATAA
- a CDS encoding MarR family transcriptional regulator — protein sequence METTDLPPSSRTVLHILEDTGAMTHKQIVCSSKLAPRTVRYALKKLKEHQLIIEKFNFRDARQIIYQRRVNQPVTA from the coding sequence ATGGAAACGACTGACCTTCCACCATCGTCCAGAACGGTCCTCCATATTCTGGAGGACACCGGTGCGATGACACATAAACAGATCGTCTGCAGTTCCAAACTAGCACCGCGTACTGTACGCTACGCTCTCAAAAAGCTCAAAGAACACCAGTTGATCATTGAAAAGTTCAACTTCCGAGATGCTCGTCAGATCATCTACCAGCGTAGAGTCAATCAACCGGTGACTGCATGA
- a CDS encoding nucleic acid-binding protein, with amino-acid sequence MFVSQERLTLLLLLGVIGAVVGINLLITALGPGYFAHPFSSEAHEGDQVSLQGTVSSVAWTGTGSNLLLTVNGTTVFVPAETAVAIQVQKGEEVRIIGTVQVYQGKKEVMVEDSEGIRILSASTGQGRY; translated from the coding sequence ATGTTCGTCTCACAGGAACGGCTGACCCTGCTGCTGTTGCTGGGCGTAATCGGGGCGGTGGTAGGGATTAACCTGTTGATCACCGCCCTGGGGCCCGGGTACTTCGCGCACCCCTTCTCAAGCGAAGCGCACGAGGGGGACCAGGTCAGCCTCCAGGGGACGGTCAGTTCAGTTGCCTGGACTGGGACCGGCAGCAATCTCCTCCTCACGGTCAATGGGACCACTGTCTTTGTGCCAGCAGAGACGGCTGTAGCGATACAGGTGCAGAAAGGGGAGGAGGTCAGGATCATCGGGACCGTGCAGGTTTATCAGGGAAAGAAAGAGGTGATGGTCGAGGATTCTGAGGGGATCAGGATCCTCTCTGCTTCAACAGGTCAGGGACGGTATTGA